One stretch of Chryseobacterium sp. LJ668 DNA includes these proteins:
- a CDS encoding type VI secretion system Vgr family protein, whose product MSNTLEPSRGSSFRPSQNAEGVSESHHNGINRLVKLSLVIEGKVIRYYKHFKLTQSAQRHHEFTLTLSHDTLGDRQTHTLEEANKFLGKRLTAVISYKDIDNSPERTFVGVITGVGFSQEKMSLGNIVLSGYSPTILLDGAPHIQSFGGSQPVNMGIIAEEVIKQGLDKSRFDIRIDTNDYSQIVYSSQYDETHYNYLARMAEAYGEQFYYDGEVLHFGKLPPQNKAIKLTYGSSANDIKVELKAVHTKPQFYGYNSSRHEKLTSGATPIQHVGDLAKTAYGHNDNIYKTPSLRVAPIKATTHLDVEYSQKSTSGSEAVNVFNISGSTTVPFLHPGCSVDIEMRKPDTNETSYFTRIMVTEATHEIDTIGHYSGSFLGIASDTGFLPKPEFTIPKAEPQIATVISNTDPEGQGRVQVRFDWQTNDTTHFIRMMSPDAGGTDKITQNRGYVAIPEVGDQVMVNFVHNHPDRPFVMGGMFHGQVGLGGGANNHLKSIQTRSGIRILMNDAEGSVNIIDPSGNTYFMDGAGNITVTAPKNMTFNAGENLDINVGQNMTTSVGMNKSDTISLNHTQSVGAMKMTSVMGDTSMFITGKLTEMIEGDVHSETKKERTELSHEDIQFTSNKSINKNAQLEVKNNSGEISKNH is encoded by the coding sequence ATGTCAAACACCTTAGAACCATCCAGAGGCAGTTCTTTTCGCCCCTCGCAGAATGCAGAAGGGGTATCAGAAAGCCATCACAACGGCATCAACCGTTTGGTAAAATTATCTTTGGTAATTGAAGGTAAAGTTATCAGATATTACAAACACTTCAAACTCACCCAAAGCGCTCAGCGCCATCATGAGTTTACCCTTACGCTTTCCCACGACACTCTGGGCGACCGCCAGACACACACCCTGGAAGAAGCCAACAAGTTTTTAGGCAAACGTCTCACGGCTGTAATTTCCTACAAAGATATCGACAACAGCCCGGAAAGAACATTCGTTGGCGTCATTACGGGAGTAGGTTTCAGCCAGGAGAAAATGAGCCTCGGGAATATCGTATTATCCGGTTACAGCCCGACTATTTTGCTCGATGGTGCGCCCCATATCCAGAGCTTCGGAGGCAGCCAGCCGGTGAATATGGGGATTATTGCAGAAGAAGTGATCAAGCAGGGTTTAGACAAAAGCCGTTTCGACATCAGAATCGATACCAACGATTATTCACAGATCGTCTACAGCAGCCAGTACGACGAGACGCATTACAATTATCTTGCGAGAATGGCAGAAGCCTACGGCGAGCAGTTTTATTACGACGGTGAGGTTTTACACTTCGGGAAACTTCCGCCCCAGAATAAAGCGATCAAGCTTACCTACGGCAGCAGTGCCAATGATATTAAAGTTGAATTGAAAGCGGTGCACACCAAGCCTCAGTTTTACGGCTACAACAGCAGCAGGCACGAGAAGCTGACTTCAGGGGCGACTCCTATTCAGCATGTGGGAGATCTGGCCAAAACAGCTTACGGGCATAACGACAATATTTATAAAACACCCTCACTGCGAGTGGCCCCTATCAAGGCAACGACCCATCTTGATGTGGAATACTCACAGAAAAGCACTTCGGGAAGCGAGGCAGTGAATGTTTTTAATATCTCGGGTTCCACTACGGTTCCTTTCCTTCATCCGGGCTGCTCGGTAGATATCGAAATGCGCAAACCGGATACAAACGAAACTTCGTATTTTACAAGAATCATGGTCACAGAAGCCACGCATGAGATCGATACGATCGGCCATTACAGCGGAAGTTTCTTGGGGATAGCCTCCGACACGGGCTTTTTGCCAAAGCCAGAATTTACAATTCCCAAAGCCGAGCCGCAGATCGCAACGGTGATCTCCAACACTGACCCGGAAGGACAGGGGAGGGTTCAGGTAAGATTCGACTGGCAGACGAATGACACGACCCATTTTATCCGGATGATGAGTCCTGATGCAGGGGGAACCGATAAGATCACGCAAAACAGGGGCTACGTAGCCATCCCGGAAGTGGGAGACCAGGTGATGGTCAATTTTGTGCACAACCATCCCGACCGACCGTTTGTCATGGGCGGAATGTTCCACGGACAAGTAGGTTTGGGCGGGGGAGCCAATAACCATTTAAAATCAATACAGACCCGCAGCGGAATTAGAATTTTAATGAATGACGCGGAAGGAAGTGTAAATATCATCGACCCAAGCGGGAATACCTATTTTATGGATGGTGCCGGTAATATTACTGTAACTGCTCCTAAAAATATGACATTCAATGCCGGAGAAAATTTAGACATCAATGTCGGCCAGAATATGACCACATCTGTCGGGATGAATAAATCTGATACGATCAGCTTAAACCATACTCAAAGCGTGGGAGCCATGAAAATGACCTCTGTAATGGGAGATACCAGTATGTTTATTACAGGTAAACTGACAGAAATGATTGAGGGGGATGTGCATAGCGAGACGAAAAAAGAAAGAACTGAATTATCACATGAAGATATTCAGTTTACTTCAAATAAGAGCATCAATAAAAATGCTCAGCTGGAAGTGAAAAATAACAGTGGCGAGATCAGCAAAAATCATTAA
- the tssD gene encoding type VI secretion system tube protein TssD — MAANSRGILKFNGSEGQKLLKLNYSVSRSTDVSGRVASDPSNAIIKLTIEATEKSDILESLLNGKYKPTSGEITFNKSHEEGTLITLNWENGYVIQHEVDFDAVDENSMLISFVVSAEKINYGTAAYEGLWPSS; from the coding sequence ATGGCAGCAAATTCAAGAGGAATCTTAAAATTCAACGGCAGTGAGGGTCAGAAATTATTAAAGCTGAACTACAGCGTGTCCCGATCTACAGACGTATCGGGTAGAGTAGCCTCCGATCCTTCAAATGCAATTATCAAACTAACGATCGAGGCGACAGAAAAATCTGACATTCTGGAATCACTGTTAAACGGAAAATACAAGCCTACTTCCGGAGAGATCACCTTCAACAAATCTCACGAAGAAGGTACTCTGATCACCCTTAATTGGGAAAACGGTTACGTGATCCAGCACGAGGTAGACTTCGATGCGGTAGACGAAAACTCCATGCTGATCAGCTTTGTGGTAAGCGCCGAGAAAATCAACTATGGGACAGCAGCTTACGAAGGACTTTGGCCGTCAAGCTAA